In one Lolium rigidum isolate FL_2022 chromosome 3, APGP_CSIRO_Lrig_0.1, whole genome shotgun sequence genomic region, the following are encoded:
- the LOC124694186 gene encoding uncharacterized protein LOC124694186 — translation MAASLWLLQLPAPPLHNAVFSSTSHSSSPLLHRKHAPTRARGSLVCSSNGSSSSSSVVTKDQEGAAEATSPAPAPAPVSYDYRDDPNFRGCKGCGREETERGCNGEGRIMGGIAAVPLFGWWPIKAYRPCPGFVASGGRYRRYGQSMDDVIAGKGRKVPSSSNKSDK, via the exons ATGGCGGCCTCCCTCTGGCTGCTACAGCTCCCCGCTCCTCCTCTCCACAACGCTGTCTTCTCCTCGACCAGCCACTCCTCATCTCCACTTCTGCACAGGAAGCACGCACCAACCAGAGCCAGAGGCAGCCTTGTATGCAGCTCAAATGGTAGCTCATCGTCTTCTTCCGTTGTGACCAAAGACCAAGAGGGAGCAGCAGAGGCGACCtcccctgctcctgctcctgcacctgtcAGCTATGATTACAGGGATGACCCCAACTTCAG GGGGTGCAAGGGCTGCGGCCGGGAGGAAACGGAGCGGGGCTGCAATGGCGAAGGGCGGATCATGGGCGGCATAGCCGCCGTCCCCTTGTTCGGCTGGTGGCCGATCAAGGCCTACCGGCCGTGCCCTGGCTTCGTCGCCTCCGGCGGCCGGTACAGGCGCTACGGCCAGAGCATGGACGATGTTATAGCCGGCAAGGGAAGAAAAGTCCCTTCCAGCAGCAACAAAAG TGACAAGTAA
- the LOC124701100 gene encoding E3 ubiquitin-protein ligase SINAT5-like, whose amino-acid sequence MDVDSVECLSLPDAAMDAADDVGLATLHPHITSASASSRPAPFPNPKGGGGGGAGGMVAPGSSVHELLECPVCTNSMYPPIHQCQNGHTLCSTCKARVHNRCPTCRQELGDIRCLALEKVAESLELPCKYYTLGCPEIFPYYSKIKHEALCSFRPYNCPYAGSECSVTGDIPYLVNHLRDDHKVDMHSGCTFNHRYVKSNPREVENATWMLTVFHCFGQYFCLHFEAFQLGMAPVYMAFLRFMGDENEARNYSYSLEVGANGRKMVWEGTPRSVRDSHRKVRDSHDGLLIQRNMALFFSGGDRKELKLRITGRIWKEQQTPDGACVPILCS is encoded by the exons atgGACGTCGACAGCGTCGAGTGCCTGTCGCTGCCCGACGCCGCCATGGACGCGGCGGACGACGTCGGCCTCGCCACCCTCCACCCGCAcatcacctccgcctccgcctcctccaggcCCGCCCCGTTCCCCAACCccaagggcggcggcggcggcggcgcgggaggcatGGTCGCGCCGGGGAGCAGCGTGCACGAGCTGCTCGAGTGCCCCGTCTGCACCAACTCCATGTACCCGCCGATCCACCAG TGCCAAAATGGACACACTTTGTGTTCCACATGCAAAGCTAGGGTACATAATCGTTGCCCTACTTGCCGACAAGAACTCGGTGATATCAGGTGCTTGGCACTGGAGAAAGTAGCTGAATCGCTTGAGCTTCCCTGTAAGTACTACACCTTGGGGTGCCCAGAGATCTTCCCATACTACAGCAAGATAAAGCATGAAGCACTGTGCAGCTTTAGACCATATAATTGCCCCTACGCTGGTTCTGAGTGTTCTGTGACCGGTGATATCCCTTACCTTGTTAACCATCTGAGGGATGACCACAAAGTTGATATGCACAGCGGCTGCACATTCAACCATAGATACGTCAAATCCAACCCAAGAGAAGTCGAAAACGCCACCTGGATGCTGACG GTGTTTCACTGTTTCGGGCAGTACTTCTGCCTGCACTTTGAGGCCTTCCAGCTTGGGATGGCACCAGTGtacatggccttccttcgtttcaTGGGGGATGAGAATGAGGCAAGGAACTACAGCTACAGCCTCGAGGTCGGTGCCAATGGCAGGAAGATGGTATGGGAGGGCACCCCCAGGAGTGTCCGGGACAGCCACCGGAAGGTGCGGGACAGCCACGATGGCCTCCTGATCCAGAGAAACATGGCATTGTTTTTCTCAGGGGGCGACCGGAAGGAGCTGAAGCTGAGGATCACCGGCCGGATCTGGAAGGAGCAGCAGACACCGGATGGCGCCTGCGTACCAATTCTCTgtagctaa
- the LOC124704742 gene encoding pentatricopeptide repeat-containing protein At5g61990, mitochondrial-like translates to MWLPRVLRVLPAGGAAFSSKSAVRRSSDTTATSNAIASLVAAAGGGSSSLEADLDRLDPPLSDAVVSDTLRALTERGVPACRFFAWLSQHRGVSPSARAHNLLVENAGRLADYPAMARALARVSERRLSLTEQAFAFLDPTARASSSGSSVDDAAKATLQTLDGTGGPSRASGVFSLVKALASVGEFDAAVWVIEETARRASYYNVLLAAKCKAGDFQGAREVFDEMRKGKCDPNSNSWNYLLGCLLKKGRATEACDLVEAMERSEHDDIPNSLTYEILAYHTCKAGKMDSARQILDQMFLEKLTPRITIHTAFIKGYFYAGRMEDVCEYVAAMSTRDRCSVNRNYSLLAKLFRKSGRTVEAGRVLYELMMMGLRPDHSAYVKVAKDLHKMGRGDLAAELKTLYQGFIVQAGLER, encoded by the coding sequence ATGTGGCTCCCCCGTGTCCTGCGCGTCCTTCCCGCCGGCGGCGcagccttctcctccaaatccgcgGTTCGACGCAGCAGCGACACCACCGCCACGTCAAATGCGATCGCTAGCCTCGTcgccgcggccggcggcgggagcaGCAGCCTGGAGGCCGACCTCGACCGCCTCGACCCGCCCCTCTCGGACGCCGTCGTGTCGGACACCCTCCGCGCGCTCACGGAGCGCGGCGTCCCCGCGTGCCGCTTCTTCGCCTGGCTCTCCCAGCACAGAGGCGTCTCCCCGAGCGCCCGCGCCCACAACCTGCTCGTCGAGAACGCCGGCAGGCTGGCCGACTACCCGGCCATGGCCCGCGCCCTCGCGCGTGTCTCGGAGCGGCGCCTCTCCCTCACCGAGCAGGCGTTCGCGTTCCTGGATCCGACGGCGAGGGCGTCCTCCTCCGGGAGCAGCGTGGATGACGCGGCGAAGGCGACCCTGCAAACTTTGGATGGTACCGGCGGGCCGTCCCGCGCGTCCGGCGTGTTCTCGCTGGTCAAGGCGCTGGCATCGGTCGGCGAGTTCGACGCGGCCGTGTGGGTGATCGAGGAGACGGCGAGGCGGGCGAGCTACTACAACGTCCTCTTGGCTGCCAAGTGCAAGGCCGGCGATTTCCAGGGCGCCCGagaggtgttcgacgaaatgagGAAGGGGAAATGCGACCCGAATTCCAACTCATGGAACTACCTCCTCGGGTGCCTGCTCAAGAAGGGAAGGGCCACCGAAGCGTGTGACCTCGTTGAGGCCATGGAAAGGTCTGAACACGATGACATCCCAAACTCGCTGACTTACGAGATCCTCGCATACCACACCTGTAAAGCGGGGAAGATGGATTCGGCGAGGCAGATTCTCGACCAGATGTTCTTGGAAAAGCTGACGCCAAGGATTACAATTCACACTGCCTTCATCAAAGGGTACTTCTATGCCGGGAGGATGGAAGATGTTTGCGAGTATGTCGCGGCTATGAGCACCAGGGACAGGTGCTCTGTCAACAGGAACTACAGCCTGCTCGCCAAGCTGTTCCGGAAGTCAGGTAGGACCGTCGAGGCTGGAAGGGTCCTGTATGAGTTGATGATGATGGGTCTCAGGCCTGACCATTCTGCCTATGTTAAGGTGGCAAAAGATTTGCATAAGATGGGTAGAGGAGACCTGGCTGCTGAATTGAAGACCTTGTATCAGGGGTTCATTGTACAGGCAGGTTTGGAGCGCtga